One genomic window of Armatimonadota bacterium includes the following:
- a CDS encoding lectin like domain-containing protein: MKVSRSFVRSISTTLLIFTAALFLSVAGFADKLQLERAPINPEYAKYLKGESKVSSLLQETGEHGTGLIPPFCDTSYLKGKHLNLTGNRLMATLPTSYDLRDHNKVTPVKNQGGCGSCWAFAAIGSLESSLLSAENTDFSENNMKNLSGFTGEDYDCCSGGNYDMAAAYLLRWAGPVSESDDPYDENSCVSTSHTSYTAEKHVQEYIQIPPRESSLDNDNIKQAIMTYGAVAVSFAIYTYSGYGFYNPATYAYYMDMAVGTNHGVCIVGWDDNYSKSNFTITPPGDGAFIVKNSWAASWGDHGYFYISYYDANLMMWAASCVFTADSTDNYSKIYQYDPLGWVSRFGYNNETAWFANVFTASDNQPLTAVGWYTAEPNSPYEIYIYKDPTSGPVSSGGYALKQTGTVANPGYTTIQLDTPVGVTKGQKFSAVVKLTTPDYTFPVPVELADDNRHASSATSNPGESYISPDGNNWEDYWVDYSDKKINNCLKVYAGSPATVPPELQITSPTTEPTYCTSQNTINICGIASDNRAVSSVTWQNTTQGTPAQLCQDGGDWTTWWTGDINIEPNTTNNIVFTATDSDGNQTTASITIINDSISPSVTITSPTSEDHYWPETSTIDIGGTASDNLGVVSVSWFNSGTGAIGTYTCDCKKNATWSASGLALADGENANVITVTATDLAGHTATDTLTVTHYPALKDIRVFPSKVGLVQGMSQEFKAVPIDINGNIRPLAEGSSLTWSATTGEIDSQTGLFKAGSGSSVVTVKSGSAASQVNVEVFSATKAGGYALERWWGGNVDKPIGVAIGLDGSVYLADSLNNRIQKYSSTGSYDDSFSGIGSDPFDTPRGIAIDSLGNFYISDTRNNRIQKYSPDWELVAGWGSYGTGNGQFVSPHGIAVDGSDNVYVADSGNNRIQKFNSNGNYLAQLSSSTTTGADFSWPRDVSVVDKDGTRYIYVVDTLNNRVVMFTETTSSSLTTVLYDSKLGVTNTGLSQSVTYHLVKPWGSGGIGDGEFMNPTGIEVGMTGDVFVSDYINNRVQVFDSTGNFVGKWGEYGTSGGQFVQPTGIRQDADGNVYVVDMNNDRVQKFVPDEDTTVVITSPEAGFDGFWHNSSIPVVGTTTGIVVGLTWSNSTTGDSGICTGVRTWSVAGVPLTLGRNNIVITAQDSAGNEVKQTLTIYYTQNAHALVVTTPSLNPSTVESGSTTTVGASAVDSQGHDVTYSWSDGGAGGSFANPSASSTTYTVPVNSSSADKVVTITCHAVCKVDSAITGSASAQLIVTGGHVVTLTGPTLTPSTIDPGKTTVCAITAIDSRCDLLKYRWSDSGAGGTFSPSVSAQNPTYTAPTNTTDGDKHINITCTATCTSISTTKATGTAVLTVTNPKPIISITGPTSDDSTTRTGASINLSGTASDDTTTIKWANLGTGASGTISGATSWKIDGIEIVEGDTNVITVTARDAAGQSAFDSLQVTRESTPVEDAWKGMVMVSLPIIPDDTDPKNVVSFYDMDWMMYRTKSGKYFGYGNDTNHYCWFDPTSATPGRGFWAMFEDTPIEPCGEVPDQAASTEKDPNVVSIHLYKGWNLIGQPFMKTVTWDTTAITVQTVDSASMALNKAGTYVKSYAWGWQQDDDNPLTGKYYLVGNPGAISGATDKMAPWRAYWIKALQECYLVIPAP, encoded by the coding sequence ATGAAGGTAAGCAGGTCATTCGTAAGAAGCATATCTACTACATTGTTAATTTTTACTGCAGCGCTTTTTCTGTCGGTTGCAGGCTTTGCCGATAAATTACAGCTTGAGCGGGCGCCGATAAATCCGGAGTATGCAAAATACCTGAAGGGTGAAAGCAAAGTCTCGTCATTGCTTCAAGAGACGGGCGAGCACGGCACAGGATTGATACCGCCTTTTTGTGACACGTCCTACCTAAAAGGCAAACACCTGAATCTTACCGGAAATCGGCTGATGGCCACTCTTCCCACCTCATATGATCTTCGCGATCACAACAAGGTAACTCCTGTCAAAAACCAAGGCGGTTGCGGCAGTTGCTGGGCGTTTGCGGCCATAGGTTCTTTGGAATCGAGTCTTCTGTCGGCTGAGAACACGGATTTTTCAGAGAATAATATGAAAAACTTGTCCGGTTTTACCGGAGAAGACTATGATTGCTGCAGTGGCGGTAATTATGATATGGCTGCAGCCTATCTTCTAAGGTGGGCCGGCCCCGTGAGTGAATCAGACGACCCCTATGATGAGAATTCTTGTGTTTCTACAAGTCACACATCTTACACAGCAGAGAAGCATGTTCAGGAATATATTCAGATCCCGCCGCGTGAATCCTCTCTGGATAATGACAATATCAAACAGGCAATAATGACTTATGGCGCGGTGGCTGTATCATTTGCTATTTATACCTATAGTGGTTATGGTTTCTACAACCCGGCAACTTATGCATATTATATGGATATGGCGGTGGGCACCAATCATGGGGTGTGTATAGTTGGTTGGGATGACAATTATTCAAAGTCAAACTTCACCATAACACCCCCCGGCGATGGCGCATTTATCGTAAAGAACAGTTGGGCAGCCTCCTGGGGAGACCACGGCTATTTTTATATCTCTTATTATGATGCCAATTTGATGATGTGGGCTGCGAGCTGTGTTTTTACGGCTGATTCAACGGACAACTATTCTAAAATCTACCAGTATGATCCTCTTGGCTGGGTGTCCCGTTTTGGCTACAATAATGAGACAGCGTGGTTTGCAAATGTGTTTACCGCATCCGATAATCAGCCGCTGACAGCGGTCGGCTGGTATACTGCCGAGCCGAACTCGCCGTATGAGATTTATATCTACAAGGATCCTACATCCGGTCCTGTTAGTTCCGGCGGCTATGCGCTTAAACAAACCGGCACGGTCGCCAATCCGGGATATACGACCATACAGCTTGATACACCGGTCGGCGTTACCAAGGGCCAGAAGTTTTCAGCGGTGGTAAAACTGACGACTCCGGATTATACATTTCCTGTTCCGGTCGAACTGGCGGATGATAATCGTCATGCTTCATCAGCCACATCCAATCCGGGTGAGAGTTATATAAGTCCGGATGGTAACAACTGGGAAGACTACTGGGTAGACTATTCTGATAAAAAGATTAACAACTGTCTGAAGGTTTATGCGGGTTCCCCAGCGACGGTTCCTCCTGAGCTGCAAATAACCAGCCCTACCACTGAGCCGACCTACTGCACATCGCAGAATACCATTAACATCTGTGGCATAGCATCCGACAACAGAGCGGTCTCGTCGGTAACATGGCAGAATACGACTCAGGGAACTCCAGCGCAGTTATGTCAGGACGGTGGAGATTGGACGACCTGGTGGACTGGTGATATTAACATTGAGCCTAACACCACCAACAACATAGTCTTTACTGCGACCGATAGTGACGGCAATCAAACTACTGCTTCTATTACCATAATTAATGATTCGATAAGCCCGAGCGTTACTATCACAAGTCCGACATCCGAGGACCACTACTGGCCGGAAACATCGACAATCGATATCGGTGGGACTGCCTCCGACAACCTTGGTGTAGTGAGTGTGAGTTGGTTCAATTCAGGTACGGGAGCCATTGGCACCTATACCTGCGACTGCAAGAAAAACGCCACCTGGAGCGCTTCGGGACTTGCGCTTGCGGATGGTGAAAACGCTAATGTCATAACAGTTACGGCTACCGATCTGGCGGGCCACACAGCCACCGACACTCTCACTGTCACACATTATCCGGCCTTGAAAGATATCCGGGTTTTTCCCAGTAAGGTCGGTCTGGTTCAGGGAATGTCGCAGGAGTTTAAGGCGGTTCCAATAGACATCAATGGAAATATCAGGCCCCTTGCCGAGGGTTCATCGTTGACTTGGTCTGCCACAACCGGTGAAATCGACTCTCAAACCGGTCTGTTCAAAGCGGGTTCCGGGTCGAGTGTAGTCACTGTAAAATCCGGCAGTGCGGCATCTCAGGTGAACGTTGAGGTGTTTTCTGCGACGAAAGCCGGAGGTTACGCGCTGGAACGCTGGTGGGGCGGCAATGTGGATAAACCGATAGGCGTAGCGATAGGTCTGGACGGGTCGGTATATCTGGCCGACAGCCTGAATAACAGAATACAGAAATACAGCTCGACCGGCTCCTATGATGATTCGTTTTCCGGCATCGGCTCCGATCCGTTCGATACGCCGCGCGGCATTGCAATCGACTCATTGGGCAACTTTTACATCAGCGATACCAGAAACAACCGCATACAAAAATACAGTCCCGATTGGGAGCTTGTTGCCGGATGGGGTTCATACGGCACAGGCAATGGGCAATTTGTATCTCCGCATGGCATCGCTGTTGATGGAAGCGATAACGTATATGTTGCCGACAGTGGCAACAATCGAATCCAGAAGTTTAATAGTAACGGCAACTATCTTGCTCAACTTTCTTCATCTACCACCACCGGTGCTGATTTCTCATGGCCGCGTGACGTTTCGGTCGTCGACAAGGATGGAACTCGCTATATCTATGTGGTTGACACACTCAACAATCGAGTTGTTATGTTTACCGAAACAACCTCAAGCTCACTTACGACGGTGCTTTACGACAGCAAGTTGGGCGTGACAAATACCGGCTTAAGTCAGAGCGTTACCTATCACCTGGTTAAACCATGGGGTTCGGGCGGCATTGGAGACGGTGAGTTTATGAACCCTACCGGTATAGAAGTCGGCATGACCGGTGATGTGTTTGTCTCCGACTATATCAACAATCGCGTTCAGGTTTTTGATTCAACAGGCAATTTTGTCGGCAAGTGGGGAGAATACGGCACCAGTGGCGGCCAATTTGTTCAGCCGACTGGGATCAGGCAGGATGCGGACGGCAATGTTTACGTCGTCGATATGAACAACGACCGCGTGCAAAAATTTGTTCCGGACGAAGATACTACGGTTGTTATCACTTCTCCGGAGGCTGGTTTTGACGGTTTCTGGCATAATTCAAGCATACCCGTTGTCGGGACAACCACCGGAATCGTGGTTGGGCTGACATGGTCCAACTCCACTACCGGTGACAGCGGCATATGCACGGGAGTCCGCACTTGGTCGGTGGCTGGTGTGCCTCTTACTTTGGGCCGCAATAATATAGTCATAACCGCACAGGATTCCGCTGGCAATGAAGTGAAGCAGACTCTGACTATTTACTATACGCAAAATGCTCATGCGCTGGTGGTTACAACGCCATCTTTGAATCCTTCAACTGTTGAATCGGGGTCGACAACGACGGTCGGCGCTTCTGCGGTCGATTCGCAGGGGCATGACGTAACCTACTCATGGTCTGATGGAGGTGCCGGCGGTTCATTCGCAAATCCGAGCGCATCAAGCACTACCTATACGGTTCCTGTCAATTCAAGCAGCGCAGACAAGGTCGTTACCATCACCTGTCATGCCGTATGCAAAGTGGATTCCGCTATTACCGGCAGCGCCTCCGCTCAGTTGATTGTGACCGGCGGGCATGTGGTAACATTAACGGGTCCGACACTGACTCCATCAACTATTGATCCCGGAAAGACAACGGTCTGTGCTATCACAGCCATAGATTCCAGGTGCGACTTGCTTAAGTATCGATGGTCCGATTCGGGAGCAGGCGGCACATTCAGTCCGAGTGTGAGCGCTCAGAATCCGACCTATACCGCACCCACAAACACCACCGACGGTGACAAGCATATTAACATAACATGCACTGCCACATGTACAAGCATTTCGACAACCAAGGCTACCGGTACTGCTGTTCTTACGGTAACAAATCCGAAGCCAATAATTTCGATAACCGGTCCGACTTCCGACGACAGCACCACCCGCACCGGGGCGAGCATCAATCTGTCGGGGACCGCTTCGGACGATACTACGACAATCAAGTGGGCTAATTTGGGAACCGGCGCATCCGGGACGATATCCGGCGCCACAAGCTGGAAGATAGACGGAATTGAGATTGTCGAGGGAGACACGAATGTTATCACGGTAACCGCGCGTGACGCAGCCGGCCAGAGCGCATTTGATTCTCTTCAGGTTACTCGAGAGTCCACTCCGGTCGAAGATGCCTGGAAGGGTATGGTCATGGTGTCTCTGCCGATCATTCCTGACGATACCGATCCGAAAAACGTAGTGAGCTTCTATGATATGGATTGGATGATGTATAGGACGAAGAGCGGTAAGTACTTCGGCTACGGCAACGATACGAACCACTACTGCTGGTTTGATCCGACCAGCGCAACACCCGGAAGAGGATTTTGGGCTATGTTTGAAGATACGCCCATAGAGCCTTGTGGTGAAGTTCCGGATCAAGCGGCTTCAACCGAGAAAGATCCTAATGTGGTTTCAATTCATCTTTATAAGGGTTGGAACCTTATCGGGCAGCCCTTTATGAAGACAGTTACATGGGATACGACAGCGATCACGGTCCAAACGGTTGATAGTGCATCGATGGCGTTAAATAAAGCTGGAACATACGTAAAGAGCTATGCCTGGGGTTGGCAGCAGGACGATGATAATCCTCTCACAGGCAAATACTACCTTGTAGGTAATCCTGGTGCAATTTCCGGTGCGACCGATAAGATGGCGCCCTGGCGCGCTTATTGGATTAAGGCGCTGCAGGAGTGCTATCTGGTAATCCCGGCTCCATAA